One window from the genome of Papilio machaon chromosome 6, ilPapMach1.1, whole genome shotgun sequence encodes:
- the LOC106716527 gene encoding cuticle protein 19, producing MRAFQVLVVVAAFVAINAGYIGYADAGYGGLQAYSDGGYQRAEEGHADYYAYPKYAYDYSVSDPHTGDHKSQWESRDGDVVKGAYTLAEPDGTTRIVEYTADKHNGFNAVVKRIGHAQHPQVYNTHNDGAGYYGYH from the exons ATGCGTGCTTTCCAA GTTTTAGTAGTGGTTGCGGCTTTTGTCGCTATAAACGCGGGCTACATTGGCTACGCTGATGCAGGGTATGGAGGGCTACAAGCATACTCTGATGGAGGATATCAAAGAGCGGAGGAAGGACATGCCGATTATTAC GCTTATCCCAAATATGCCTACGACTATTCCGTAAGTGATCCCCATACTGGAGATCACAAATCCCAGTGGGAGTCTCGCGATGGTGATGTTGTTAAAG gtgCATATACATTAGCCGAACCAGATGGCACCACTCGTATAGTGGAGTATACCGCTGACAAGCACAACGGATTCAATGCAGTCGTCAAGAGAATCGGACACGCTCAACACCCACAAGTCTACAACACCCACAATGATGGTGCTGGTTACTACGGATatcactag
- the LOC106716654 gene encoding uncharacterized protein LOC106716654, with protein sequence MEKPFAFLVLFINLATLKGENALIISNDNIENLRKSDEGGNYQFSYGVADEQTGDVKRVWDSKDGDTVKGHYSVLDAEGSVRTVEYTASPGVGFVAAVNNDRVKSQPDKEQKVMEDKSYRDYNRPYDLSEDPNYEFHYTKHRKNKIRPYDLFKDYPMKRPSHAHSEADSGEFQYNPSLKNYYNGDSHRNMGYGHDPDCNTKYVTEGSNYFKTFTDLDFRKQKYPLLYSDPYTQEKYKDMPYDDLEKYLNYKYKGENNSPRPDEMSLATSVKYSYPTLPDIPVSQHFYRDDVEQRPKKKHRPKPTDVFYSSENLNDYVLVPKKKYKKPPRLPDINDYSTDNDEDYDHMDEEDDRKRKPIRGSGQKEVVRKIIKKPKPTIITLLDILDI encoded by the exons ATGGAAAAACCGTTTGCTTTTTTG gtactatttataaatttagcaACGTTAAAAGGGGAAAATGCATTAATAATCAGCAATGATAATATAGAAAACCTCCGTAAAAGTGAT gAAGGTGGAAACTATCAGTTTTCTTACGGAGTCGCCGACGAGCAGACGGGAGACGTCAAAAGAGTATGGGACTCGAAAGATGGTGATACTGTTAAAg GTCATTACAGCGTGCTAGATGCCGAGGGGTCTGTGAGAACTGTGGAGTACACAGCCAGCCCCGGCGTAGGCTTCGTCGCCGCGGTCAACAACGATAGAGTCAAATCTCAGCCGGATAAAGAACAAAAAGTTATGGAAGATAAATCTTACAGAGATTATAACAGACCTTACGATCTTTCAGAAGACCCAAACTATGAATTTCATTATACAAAACATCGAAAGAACAAGATACGTCCTTACGATCTTTTTAAAGATTATCCTATGAAACGACCTAGTCATGCTCATTCTGAAGCAGATTCTGGCGAGTTCCAATACAATCCATCACTAAAAAACTATTACAACGGTGATTCTCATAGAAACATGGGTTATGGCCATGATCCCGATTGTAATACTAAATATGTAACCGAAGggagtaattattttaaaacatttaccgATTTAGATTttcgtaaacaaaaatatcccTTACTATATTCGGATCCATATACAcaggaaaaatataaagacatGCCTTATGATGATTTAGAGAAGTAtctgaattataaatataaaggtgAAAATAACTCACCGAGACCTGACGAAATGAGTCTAGCTACATCAGTTAAATATAGTTATCCTACACTACCAGATATTCCAGTTTCTCAACATTTTTATCGAGATGATGTTGAGCAGAGacctaaaaagaaacatagaCCCAAACCTACAGATGTATTTTATTCAAGTGAGAACCTTAATGATTACGTTTTGGTACCAAAGAAGAAATATAAGAAACCTCCAAGGTTACCCGATATTAATGATTATTCAACCGACAACGATGAAGATTACGATCATATGGACGAAGAAGATGATAGAAAACGTAAACCAATTCGAGGCTCCGGCCAGAAAGAAGTcgttagaaaaattattaaaaaaccaaAACCAACGATTATTACTTTGCTAGAcatattagatatttaa
- the LOC106716556 gene encoding cuticle protein 7-like, with protein MIAKVVVACALLSVVRGGLIASPHGAAISSQSIVLGHGAPAYARAYAAPALAAPAYGLGLGGLGGLGHGAVVAHAAPLLHAAPVAHAAPVEIYSHPSYQFNYGVTDAHTGDQKNQWEARDGDVVKGQYSLVEPDGTVRTVDYTADDHNGFNAVVRRQGHAAHPATAHTVVAAPAYGHGHLLG; from the exons ATGATTGCTAAG gTAGTTGTTGCTTGTGCTCTTCTGAGCGTTGTTCGCGGTGGTTTGATCGCAAGCCCCCACGGTGCCGCTATCTCCTCGCAGAGCATAGTGCTGGGCCATGGCGCTCCTGCATACGCCAGAGCGTACGCCGCACCAGCTCTCGCCGCACCAGCTTACGGATTGGGATTGGGTGGATTAGGTGGACTGG GGCACGGCGCTGTGGTAGCGCACGCGGCGCCATTGCTGCACGCGGCTCCCGTCGCCCACGCCGCCCCTGTTGAAATTTAC tCTCACCCCAGCTACCAGTTCAACTACGGAGTGACTGACGCACATACCGGCGACCAGAAGAACCAATGGGAGGCGCGCGACGGTGACGTTGTGAAGGGACAGTACTCTCTGGTTGAACCTGACGGCACCGTGCGCACTGTTGACTACACCGCTGATGACCACAATGg TTTCAACGCAGTGGTGCGCAGACAAGGTCACGCCGCACACCCCGCTACCGCGCATACGGTGGTCGCCGCCCCCGCCTACGGCCATGGCCACCTCCTCGGCTAG